Genomic DNA from Brassica rapa cultivar Chiifu-401-42 chromosome A04, CAAS_Brap_v3.01, whole genome shotgun sequence:
ATGTTCTCAAAAACttgcagaaacaaaaaaaaaagaaacattcaATCCTGTGGTTTATCATCGGTTATGTTCTTGTTTCCATAAACCAGACCAGTAACCTGCAAAACAGTAAACCATCGAATGAAACATCTAAACACCATCCTAACAAATGATTGATTGATGTTTTTGTGAAATTGACCTGAGGATCAGCGATTGGTTTCCTCTTCTCCACGTAATCATTTCGATCCGCCACCGCCAGAAGTGCCCTAGCCTCTTGTTCCTTTTTGAGATCCTGAGCCGGTTTAACCCAGAGATAGTAAGCGACTGTACCCGCGACGAGCCAAGATGCGAGATTCTGACCTCCTCTAAGACCTCCCATGGAGTTCCCCACGAAAGACCTCACCTTCCCCATCGATCCTCTCCAATCGCTACCCATTGATGACCAGAACACGAGTCtggatctctctctctatctctgaCGTTCGCTTGACTTTTTGATGATGATTCGATTTTGATTATTCTCATTTGCTTGATGCCCACTGCGATTACTAAACCCGGTTTAATCACCAATCTGTTGGTTTGTGATTTGACAATCGTGCGTCTATAATTGATCCACGTAGCATTTGGAGATTTATTTCTAGGCCCATGGGCTTTGTATAAGGTAAAGCCCAGATCGATAAAAAAGGATGGAGACAAGAAgtcaaagaaataaataaagagGAGTGGGGAGAAACAGTACACACCTGGCATTCAGACAAGGTAGAAGAATATTGAAGAAGCATCTcggagataaaaaaaataaaaaaatgtcgGTGGCGGCGAAAGGAAAGGTTTGCGTTACCGGTGCCGGAGGTTTTCTTGCTTCGTGGGTCGTCGATCTCCTCCTCTCCAAGGATTACTTCGTCCATGGCACTGTCAGAGACCCTGGTACTTTATCTTGGGCTAAGTTGGATTCGCTTATAATCAATCCTTTTGTGGTTTCTCTGATTTAGCTTTTGAGTTTGTTTTTTCAGACCATTATTGTTGTGTCTGTCTGATCAAGAGTTTTCACATggagtttatgtttttttatttattacagaTAACGAAAAGTATTCTCATTTGAAGAAGCTGGAGAAAGCCGGTGACAAACTCAAGCTCGTCAAGGCTGATTTGCTCGACTACCCCTCTCTTCAATCTGCGATTGCAGGTTGCATCGGCGTCTTCCATGTGGCAAGCCCTGTTCCATCATCTTCAGTCCCAAATCCTGAGGTGAGGATCTTACATAGCTCTGAAGCTACGTACTTTGTCTCGCTTTGCtgatactgtttttttttttgcaggtggAAGTGATGTCACCAGCTGTGGATGGGACGTTGAATGTGCTTAAAGCTTGTGTCGAAGCAAATGTTAAGCgtgttgtgtacgtttcctctgcAGCTGCGCTTATGATGAACCCTAATTGGTCAAAGGATCGAGTTATAGATGAGTCTTGTTGGTCTGACCTGGAGTTTTGCAAAAGAACTGAGGTTAATACTTGATCTCActtgttaaattttatattttcaaaattcttttgttttttctgaGTTTAGTCCCTTTTGGCAGAATTGGTATTGTGCGTCAAAGACACAAGCAGAAAGTGAAGCTTTCGAGTTTGCAAAACGAACCGGGATTAGTCTCGTCAGCATTTGCCCTACCATGGTCTTTGGACCTGTACTGCAGCAGCACACCGTGAACGCTAGTACTCTTGCTCTCGCCAAGCTTCTCAAAGGTATAATCACATCTTGATTTTTACAAAGCAACTTGGTACATGGGTTGTTGAATCTATGAGG
This window encodes:
- the LOC103865282 gene encoding uncharacterized protein LOC103865282 is translated as MGSDWRGSMGKVRSFVGNSMGGLRGGQNLASWLVAGTVAYYLWVKPAQDLKKEQEARALLAVADRNDYVEKRKPIADPQVTGLVYGNKNITDDKPQD
- the LOC103865283 gene encoding cinnamoyl-CoA reductase 1, which translates into the protein MSVAAKGKVCVTGAGGFLASWVVDLLLSKDYFVHGTVRDPDNEKYSHLKKLEKAGDKLKLVKADLLDYPSLQSAIAGCIGVFHVASPVPSSSVPNPEVEVMSPAVDGTLNVLKACVEANVKRVVYVSSAAALMMNPNWSKDRVIDESCWSDLEFCKRTENWYCASKTQAESEAFEFAKRTGISLVSICPTMVFGPVLQQHTVNASTLALAKLLKEGFESRENQVRLIVDVRDVAQALLLVYEKPEAEGRYICTAHKAKEKDVVEKLKSLYPNYNYPKSYVEVEERSTMTSEKLQKLGWSFRPLEETLVDSVESYRKAKILD